The window gaaaaatgcatcatattttttaataaaaaacctGTTCAAAGCAATATGCTGAAccttcttaaaattaaaataatttattctgaacattcacttttatcattattgtttgaaACTATATCATTTAAAGTTTCCCTTTTTGTATAACAATTAGATAACCAAAACACttagcaaaacaacaacaaaaaacaaacagtattacagTTAGGAGTAACAAGAATGGTACATTATTGATATGCATCTTGATCCATTTTCATCTACAAGGTAAACACTCACCtcttgtaatatataaataaaagaagtcACAGTATAGAACAGTCTGGACAACTCCGGCCACTATAGCAATAAGATCATAGAATCCTTCAAAATAGTATCTATAGACCCAATTAAGAATGTAGAGTGCACGGTAAGAAccaagacaaaataaataatgtgaagTGATTGTTTCTGCTTCTCCTGTTTTCGAAACCATGAACAACTGAGGCAGAATAGCAACAGATTCAAGGTAAATGGAAATTGTCCACAGGACCTATGTGAAACAAGTCTGATTATTTTTGTTGGGAAGACTCAAAAATTCATAGAAACTACTTTTGAAACAAGAACAAATTTAAGTACACATTATTGCCACGTATACAGACATTATGCATTGTTACCTTTAGCTTTTACAACAGTTCCAaagaatatgatatttttaaagaagatGACCTTAAGTCAGCAAGCTATATACAATGTAAATCAATGTGTTTCAAGTATATGCAATTCAATAAACTCAAAGTTACAAACATTATACTCTTTACAAAAAGTAATTGTTTAAACAAACTAAGACACATTATACCTCAAGTGGAGTAAATTCATGATTAACCACAAGACCCAAAATGATAACAGGGATAAGAAGGAACTCTATGCGGAAAGTGTCGTGGTTACGATCATACGTAGCTTTGAATTTCACATACATCAAGTAGATGGTGGCAAATGATGTAGCAATGAAGAAAATTTTCATGGCAGAGTTATATACGGAGATAAAATTTGTAAACAGATCCAGGTATCGAGTAGTGTAGACAAGAGCAAACAAAATCTGGCTCTTTCCAGAAAtacctgaaagaaaaaaagagaaaaaaaacaaagtttaaagtcTTCATGGATATATATGTCAACCAAGGTTTCAAATACTAGTCTTTTGGCTACTGATTTCACTTATTTACTGAACAAGACTTCAAATATTCATGCACTGATATTTCATAACACTTTGTGcgagataaaaaaacaactgtttcctTCTGAAGATTACAAATCAAACTACTACACAAAATGTTTGCAAATGTAAAAGCTTATTTAATTGGAATTTAGAAATCTGTAAAGAATGGTTCCACAGAGAAATGGTacattagttgttttgttttttttttttataaagaaaacaaaatatgcatttcatTTCCAGTGTCAAACACCACTCACAccaactagttactttgtctctAATATTTTGGATCAATCTCACCACGACCAGATTCTTTATTACCTGCAAGATTTATCAAGATctgattttgtttaataatatcacatatgtaataaacagctttaacaaCCATCTTATTACCATTATCTTTACTGACATAACAAGCAAAAGAATTTTCCAACAATCAAGCCAACTTAAATGACTTGACGATAAATTACTTTTCTGCTGTATATCAAaagccagaaaaaaaacaaaaaacagacactCAAGTTTAGTATGTTCATCAAAAACTACTCTGAATGCATTCCTTACATGCAAGAAGCCAACAGTGTCTGCTACCAGCCTTTAAAATAAAGACTAAGTTTAACAAATTTCTAGATAAAATGCccgaaatattaattttaacaaaatgtttcatgCAAAGGCACTATTATAATTAAGTCCTATAGAACTTAATATGGGTGTACATTtcaaacttaattttgttttgaatttcacacaaagatacacaagggctatttgcactcaAACTTAGTTCCCACATCCTGCTTAACAACTGAATAGAATGGCTAGGGCTCAACACATTGTACACAGCAAATCAACAGCATCCAAAACTCAACCTCCAAGAACTGACATCCATGCAGGGTCCAGGAGAGCAAATCATAACTTCACTTAAAGTTCAACTGAACTGAGTGAGAAATCACAACACCAATCTGTGAATGGGGCACATATGAGAAGAGTgaaataacatacatatatattccaCTCAAATCAAACTGGCTGGATCCAGCTCAAAATGCAGTAACATCCTTTTCATAACATTGAGTATTAGTGCATAAAAAATCACTGAAACCAACAAGTGCAACTAGGTATGCCATGTGTGTgggttcaaaaaaaaaaaaagagagattgaCTATTTGATggttaacacaaagctacacaatgagcttactgtgctctgctcaccaaagGTACTAAAGCCTGGTTTATAACACTGTAAACCTTCAGACATACTGCAATGCCACTTATAGATGCTAGAAAGGTAACAAACATGAGTGGCATATGTATGAGATGTggtgttttgaagaaaaaatgtaattaacCTACTTTATGACATACCACTAAGATGAATTACAAGTAATCCTAAAATAACACTCATGTTAAGTCTAAAGTTTTAGAACAAAAGATAAAACTAAGCTCTAATTTCAAACCTGAACATGACTATGAGTATTCACCAATCTAACTATGTTACTGAACCCAAATAATTTCAAGTAATAAATTAtactaacagtaaaaatattcaaaacttaacAGTATAATGCTTTATCTTTCAAGTCACCAgaccatattttaaaatgtttaggtCCAAACTTAAGCTGAGATCTGATGAAAGTCAGCTCATTGGACAATCAATTTCCCAACAGAGTAAAGCGGAAGTTCCCCAATCAAGAACCACTGCCTGAAGCCTGTGTAAATGTGCTGATACAAGATACAACCTCTAAAAAAGTGGTAACTTAgagttttaaattcatatttcaaaatgaagaaccataaagaaaaagtagaaatatttgtaatgaaGTACCAAGCTCCATAACTgggtagaaatataaaataattccactttGAAATAAGTTACAATATCACTATTGCATAATAAATAAGCAACTTctcttaataaatttatattaaggaaaaaacaaaacttgaagagAACACAAAACTAAATGTCAGAACATGAGAACCAGTAGTAACAATTAGGTAGAACAGCACAGAGAGAGTCAAGTGGGCATGTGGCACTACTATTTCTGAAGGTTTGTCACAGAATAATTTACAACAAAGAATCAGTTAAACTCTGTGAATTGAGGGGTACATGGGAGTGAAGGACTTTtgacacattaaaatattttttgcaaatagatggcagcactaagCAACAGCTTTATAAGTGAGCAGAAGATTCATTGGTTAATCCACCAAGGATATAAATCAAGTGCTGCAAGTAAAATAATACAGCTTAATAATTGTGGAAtttgtgaaattgttttaaatatcctGTTGGTTCAACTTAAGGAGACATACACATTATGTGATACCAGAAAGTTTACTGTATGGCtttgtttatacaaatttaagggctaaaaagaattataaatggtttaaagttttgtttgtgtgttttcaaaCAGCATCTGCTTCTGTATCCAATGAAACCACCCAAACCAAAGAGAGCTATCCTTTGATTAACTACTGATCCTTGCTGGCTCAGCCAATTTGAACAGACAACATTTAACATTTGCTTACTGGTTGTTTGTAAACGGCAGAAGAAAGTTTCAGCAATCATCTCAAATTTTTAAAGGCAATTTACAACTTGTAGGATTGAAGTTCCCTAAAAATAAACCATGCAAACttagtgtattaataccataaccatttttcatttgttgtttggtatacttatttattttcaattgtaCCTTCACATTCACATACTTCCATGGATGAGAATATAATTCTCtgggaaaatattttaagaaataaaagtgtGTGAAAGTGCACTCTTTTATTTATGgcttgaaaataacaataaatgaagaaTTACAGAAATATCTATATGGATAATAGTAATATCATAAACACTGCTACAATGCAGCATGTATTTAATATGGTATAGACTTGACTCTGGTTTACAAACACATCTTTCCCAAAAGTACTTTAACAGCATGAGCACAACTAATAGAATTGCTACATGATTATCTaccattacattactgataaATCTAGCAACATGctctattaaatatatatgtcaaaGTAAAAGATTTGCTTGTAAGCAAGCAAACCTTACAGGttacttttacattattactCCTATAATAAGTTTTGTAAAAG of the Tachypleus tridentatus isolate NWPU-2018 chromosome 13, ASM421037v1, whole genome shotgun sequence genome contains:
- the LOC143240636 gene encoding ER lumen protein-retaining receptor 2-like; amino-acid sequence: MNVFRLTGDLSHLLAILILLVKIWKTRSCAGISGKSQILFALVYTTRYLDLFTNFISVYNSAMKIFFIATSFATIYLMYVKFKATYDRNHDTFRIEFLLIPVIILGLVVNHEFTPLEVLWTISIYLESVAILPQLFMVSKTGEAETITSHYLFCLGSYRALYILNWVYRYYFEGFYDLIAIVAGVVQTVLYCDFFYLYITRVIKGKALKLPA